The Achromobacter pestifer genome includes a region encoding these proteins:
- a CDS encoding TetR/AcrR family transcriptional regulator: MPAASDPLAPPAGPDAAPKPRTKPAAVRLDELMAAAQALFIQNGVEATTINEIVERAGVAKGTFYHYFASKNDMLAALRAKFSQGFLDHIDREVQACAPDDGVARLRAWTRAGVEAYFDGYELHDVVFHDAQHPDRGVAEKSAVLEQLEAILEAGARAGCWKLDDAALAAIVLYHGMHGAVDASIAQGRRNAQALSGPLSAMFLRTLGAG; the protein is encoded by the coding sequence ATGCCTGCCGCTTCTGATCCGCTTGCCCCGCCCGCAGGTCCGGACGCCGCGCCCAAACCCCGCACCAAGCCGGCCGCCGTGCGCCTGGACGAGCTGATGGCGGCCGCGCAAGCGCTCTTCATCCAGAACGGCGTCGAGGCCACCACCATCAACGAGATCGTGGAACGCGCCGGCGTGGCCAAGGGCACCTTCTATCACTACTTCGCGTCCAAGAACGACATGCTGGCGGCGCTGCGCGCCAAGTTCTCGCAAGGGTTCCTGGACCATATCGACCGCGAAGTGCAGGCCTGTGCGCCGGACGATGGCGTGGCGCGGCTGCGCGCCTGGACCCGCGCCGGTGTCGAAGCCTACTTCGACGGCTACGAGCTGCATGACGTGGTGTTCCACGACGCCCAGCATCCCGACCGCGGCGTGGCCGAGAAGAGCGCCGTGCTGGAACAGCTGGAAGCGATACTCGAGGCCGGCGCGCGCGCCGGCTGCTGGAAGCTGGACGACGCGGCGTTGGCCGCCATCGTCCTGTACCACGGCATGCATGGCGCGGTGGACGCGTCCATCGCGCAGGGCCGGCGCAACGCGCAAGCGTTGTCCGGCCCTTTGTCGGCGATGTTCCTGCGCACGCTGGGTGCGGGCTGA
- a CDS encoding Bug family tripartite tricarboxylate transporter substrate binding protein, whose amino-acid sequence MFKQTALALALLAPLAASAAYPDKPVKIIVSNPPGGPVDVMLRVLASKLGAAWGQPVVVENKPGASGIISTGALVKSAPDGYTLGMVVASSVTIVPFAVDSLPFDTQKDLKPISLVARTPFIFIVPKDSPLKTWEDFVRESKARNLSVGSFSIGTAFHLVWEQTARRAGIKALYVPSSSSGKTQNDLIGGQLDVGLDAPSSSKGLIDSGRLRALAITSPERFGGLPDTPTLKESGLKDYSPQPWIGLMAPAGIPDERVALIQKSVADILKEPAMRAQMETLGMIPIGSTPEELAATIEADRAEMGPLIKELGIKLQ is encoded by the coding sequence ATGTTCAAGCAAACCGCGCTCGCGCTAGCGCTGCTGGCGCCGCTGGCGGCCAGCGCCGCCTATCCCGACAAACCCGTCAAGATCATCGTGTCCAATCCGCCCGGCGGGCCCGTGGATGTCATGCTGCGCGTACTGGCGAGCAAGCTGGGCGCCGCCTGGGGCCAGCCCGTGGTGGTGGAGAACAAGCCCGGCGCGTCCGGCATCATCAGCACCGGCGCGCTGGTCAAGTCCGCGCCCGACGGCTACACCTTGGGCATGGTGGTGGCCTCGTCCGTCACCATCGTGCCCTTCGCGGTGGACAGCCTGCCATTCGATACACAAAAGGACCTCAAGCCGATCTCGCTGGTGGCGCGCACGCCCTTCATCTTCATCGTACCCAAGGACAGCCCGCTCAAGACCTGGGAGGACTTCGTGCGCGAAAGCAAGGCGCGCAACCTGAGCGTGGGCTCGTTCTCCATCGGCACGGCGTTCCACCTGGTGTGGGAACAGACGGCGCGCCGCGCAGGCATCAAGGCCTTGTACGTGCCCTCTTCGTCATCGGGCAAGACGCAGAACGACCTGATCGGCGGCCAGCTCGACGTGGGACTGGATGCCCCTTCAAGTTCCAAGGGCCTGATCGACAGCGGCCGCCTGCGCGCGCTCGCGATCACCAGTCCGGAGCGCTTCGGCGGCCTGCCCGACACGCCCACGCTGAAGGAATCCGGCTTGAAGGACTACTCGCCCCAGCCATGGATCGGACTGATGGCGCCCGCCGGCATACCCGACGAACGCGTGGCGCTGATCCAGAAATCGGTGGCGGACATCCTGAAGGAACCTGCGATGCGCGCGCAGATGGAAACCCTGGGCATGATCCCCATCGGCAGCACGCCAGAGGAACTGGCCGCGACCATCGAGGCCGACCGCGCCGAAATGGGACCGCTGATCAAGGAGCTGGGCATCAAGCTGCAATAG
- a CDS encoding carboxylesterase family protein, whose translation MSQFAEASLQAGTLTGVQEGGVCRYSAIPYAQAPVGRLRFAPPQPAAWRGKLDATRPGPVAPQLPSRLRGAMGDFSAGQSEDCLHLTVWTPAADGKRRPVVVWLHGGAWQSGGGALDWYDGASLAQRGDVVVVAVNYRLAALGWLYVPGQTANAGLLDQEAAIDWVLDNIQDLGGDPEQLTVMGQSAGASSICAMLARQPRFSRAILQSAALGRGFRSARQADALGQAFLEAAGADSLEAARELPVAALLAAQQAPAVAATLRAEGSSRSQFAPVLDGQILPLDIAPALKQAASRADVLVCYTRDEMAAFPGNGRTAADQDLGDAVFGTPSRQWAADAVAQGRQAWLARFDVAPTANFGACHCIELPFVFDTLPAYTSAPMLAGLPAEQAQQLARATQQAWIAFIRGEAPGWPSAPHMQILA comes from the coding sequence ATGAGTCAGTTCGCAGAGGCGTCGCTGCAGGCAGGCACGCTGACCGGCGTGCAGGAAGGCGGCGTTTGCCGCTACAGCGCCATTCCCTATGCGCAAGCGCCCGTCGGCCGGCTGCGCTTCGCGCCGCCGCAGCCGGCGGCATGGCGCGGCAAGCTCGACGCCACCCGGCCGGGACCGGTCGCGCCGCAATTGCCCTCGCGCCTGCGCGGCGCCATGGGCGACTTCAGCGCCGGACAATCCGAGGACTGCCTGCATCTGACCGTGTGGACGCCCGCTGCCGACGGCAAGCGGCGGCCGGTGGTCGTGTGGCTGCACGGCGGCGCCTGGCAAAGCGGCGGCGGCGCGCTGGACTGGTACGACGGCGCGAGCCTCGCGCAGCGCGGCGACGTGGTGGTGGTCGCGGTCAACTACCGGCTGGCCGCGCTGGGCTGGCTGTACGTGCCAGGCCAGACGGCCAACGCGGGCCTGCTGGACCAGGAGGCCGCCATCGATTGGGTGCTGGACAACATCCAGGACCTGGGCGGCGATCCCGAACAGCTTACGGTCATGGGCCAATCGGCGGGCGCGTCCTCGATCTGCGCCATGCTGGCGCGCCAGCCGCGCTTCTCCCGCGCCATCCTGCAAAGCGCCGCGCTGGGCCGGGGCTTTCGCAGCGCGCGGCAGGCCGATGCGCTGGGGCAGGCCTTTCTAGAAGCCGCGGGCGCCGACTCCTTGGAAGCCGCGCGCGAACTGCCCGTGGCGGCATTGCTGGCGGCACAACAGGCGCCCGCCGTCGCCGCAACGCTGCGCGCCGAAGGCAGCAGCCGCAGCCAGTTCGCGCCGGTGCTCGACGGCCAGATATTGCCGCTGGACATCGCGCCCGCGCTCAAGCAGGCCGCATCCCGCGCCGATGTGCTGGTCTGCTACACGCGCGACGAAATGGCGGCCTTTCCCGGCAACGGCCGGACCGCTGCCGACCAGGACCTGGGCGACGCGGTGTTCGGCACGCCATCGCGCCAGTGGGCCGCCGACGCCGTGGCCCAGGGCCGCCAGGCCTGGCTGGCGCGCTTCGACGTGGCGCCCACGGCGAATTTCGGCGCCTGCCATTGCATCGAGCTGCCCTTCGTCTTCGACACCTTGCCTGCGTACACCAGCGCGCCCATGCTTGCCGGCCTGCCGGCGGAACAGGCGCAACAGCTTGCACGCGCCACGCAGCAGGCATGGATCGCGTTCATCCGCGGCGAAGCGCCAGGCTGGCCGTCGGCCCCGCACATGCAGATCCTGGCCTGA
- a CDS encoding adenosine deaminase produces the protein MYDWLNALPKAELHLHLEGSLEPELLFRLAQRNGVALPWPDIESLRAAYDYGNLQEFLDLYYRGADVLRTEQDFYDLTWAYLLKCREQNVVHTEPFFDPQTHTDRGVPFDTVLTGISQALEDGRKQLGVSSGLILSFLRHLPEEQAMRTLESALPHRDAFIAVGLDSSEMGFPPRLFQRVFDRARAEGLPGVAHAGEEGPPEYIWEALDLLKVLRIDHGVRAAEDPKLIARLIDEQIPLTVCPLSNTRLRVFQHMRDHNILSLLDAGVKVTVNSDDPAYFGGYVNENFHALYEHLGMSRAQAQALADNSLDARILK, from the coding sequence ATGTACGACTGGCTCAACGCACTGCCCAAGGCGGAACTGCACCTACACCTGGAAGGTTCGCTCGAACCCGAGCTGCTGTTCCGGCTGGCGCAGCGCAACGGCGTGGCGCTGCCGTGGCCGGACATCGAGTCCCTGCGCGCCGCCTACGACTACGGCAATCTCCAGGAATTCCTGGACCTCTATTACCGCGGCGCGGACGTGCTGCGCACCGAGCAGGATTTCTACGACCTGACCTGGGCCTATCTGCTCAAGTGCCGCGAGCAGAACGTGGTGCATACCGAACCGTTCTTCGATCCGCAGACCCATACCGATCGCGGCGTGCCCTTCGATACGGTGCTGACCGGCATCAGCCAGGCCCTCGAAGACGGCCGCAAGCAGCTGGGCGTGAGCAGCGGACTGATCCTGAGCTTTCTGCGCCACCTGCCCGAAGAGCAGGCCATGCGCACGCTGGAATCCGCCCTGCCCCACCGCGACGCCTTCATCGCCGTCGGACTGGACAGCAGCGAAATGGGCTTTCCGCCGCGCCTGTTCCAGCGCGTATTCGACCGCGCCCGCGCCGAAGGATTGCCGGGCGTCGCGCACGCCGGCGAGGAAGGCCCGCCGGAATATATCTGGGAAGCGCTGGACCTGTTGAAGGTGCTGCGCATCGACCACGGCGTGCGCGCCGCCGAAGACCCGAAGCTGATTGCGCGCCTGATCGACGAGCAGATCCCGCTGACGGTCTGTCCGCTGTCCAATACCCGGCTGCGCGTGTTCCAGCACATGCGCGACCACAACATCCTGTCGCTGCTGGACGCGGGCGTGAAGGTCACCGTGAACTCCGACGACCCCGCGTATTTCGGCGGCTACGTCAACGAGAACTTCCACGCGCTGTACGAGCATCTGGGCATGTCGCGGGCGCAAGCCCAGGCCCTGGCTGACAACAGCCTGGACGCGCGCATCCTCAAGTAG
- a CDS encoding LysR family transcriptional regulator, whose amino-acid sequence MTPFRGKLRIRHLEIVLTVAELGNLSKAAAQLHSTQSGLSRAIAEIEELVGARLFERTARGTTCTPLGDTMCRHARLLLTDFRKAEVDLAAVSRGDEGSLTVGCFSMFAGWPVAEAARAYRQAYPRITLTIEIGTHERLIEDLDAGALDVLISRFSSTVNPQIYRSTTLLEDPVVLACATHHPLAQLPGATLADYVVYPWITALPGSRIRGELEMSLRQAGLAIPDMIGALSLEFGREMLLDGLYLWMLPGSVAAIRQARGELVVLADRPVLRKSPLAAIWRRDRPSTRQARAFAVQLELAIQVDAAALTA is encoded by the coding sequence ATGACACCGTTCCGAGGTAAGCTCCGCATCCGTCATCTGGAAATCGTGCTGACCGTCGCCGAATTGGGCAACTTGTCCAAGGCAGCCGCGCAATTGCACAGCACGCAGTCGGGGCTGTCGCGCGCCATCGCCGAAATCGAAGAACTGGTGGGCGCGCGGCTGTTCGAGCGCACCGCCCGCGGCACCACCTGCACGCCGCTGGGCGACACCATGTGCCGCCACGCCCGCCTGCTGCTCACGGACTTCCGCAAGGCCGAGGTCGATCTCGCCGCGGTTTCGCGCGGGGACGAAGGCAGCCTGACGGTGGGCTGTTTTTCGATGTTCGCGGGCTGGCCAGTGGCCGAGGCCGCGCGCGCCTACCGCCAGGCCTATCCGCGCATCACGCTCACCATCGAGATCGGCACGCATGAACGGCTGATCGAAGACCTGGACGCGGGCGCGCTGGACGTGCTGATCAGCCGCTTCTCGTCCACCGTCAATCCGCAGATCTACCGCTCCACCACGCTGCTGGAGGATCCCGTGGTGCTGGCCTGCGCCACGCACCATCCGCTGGCCCAGTTGCCCGGCGCCACGCTGGCCGATTACGTGGTCTACCCCTGGATCACCGCCCTGCCCGGCAGCCGCATCCGCGGCGAACTGGAAATGTCGCTGCGCCAGGCGGGCCTGGCGATTCCGGATATGATCGGCGCCCTGTCGCTGGAATTCGGCCGCGAGATGCTGCTGGACGGCCTGTACCTGTGGATGCTGCCCGGCAGCGTGGCCGCGATCCGGCAGGCGCGCGGCGAGCTGGTGGTCCTGGCCGACCGGCCGGTCCTGCGCAAGTCGCCGCTGGCGGCCATCTGGCGCCGCGACCGTCCCAGCACGCGGCAGGCGCGCGCCTTCGCCGTCCAGCTTGAACTCGCCATCCAGGTCGACGCCGCCGCATTGACGGCCTGA
- a CDS encoding MATE family efflux transporter: MTSENPSTATSDPRARFVSGPMGPHVLEMVLTGWASMLAVFAVEFLSLLYLGTLKDEAVLGAVGFGSMTQFTIISVCIGVTVGGTALVSRALGAGEAPRARALAGASLVLMAAAALVSGALFLAVIGPYTAAINLAEDVRAHLLSYVLITTPFAVVMGVGMMLSNLLRAAGHGRQSMWVLLAGTAAVAALDPLVIFVLDGGMEGVAWAGGVGRLVTVALGAWLVFGKHRLVAWPAGAALRAHLAAIGRIALPAALTTLATPAAVIFTVSTYAGFGSSVMAGATVVDRVLQLAYALFFVLPGAIGPILGQNLGAGQWDRVQQTVQLTTRWSLMYGFGVAVLLALLAPWVPDLFQVTGPGRDLIVFFCRYGSFAWALNSLYFVAIAVFNNLGYATYSTAIGWLRATVGTLPFVWLGAYYGGPEGVLAGQTAGFALFSLIAMLLCRRVMRAPPAGAAVQARQAA; this comes from the coding sequence ATGACCTCTGAAAACCCGTCCACCGCCACATCCGACCCGCGCGCCCGCTTCGTCTCCGGGCCCATGGGCCCGCATGTGCTCGAAATGGTCCTGACCGGCTGGGCCAGCATGCTGGCCGTATTCGCGGTGGAGTTCCTGTCGCTGCTATACCTGGGCACGCTCAAGGACGAGGCGGTGTTGGGCGCGGTGGGCTTTGGCTCGATGACGCAGTTCACCATCATCTCGGTCTGCATCGGCGTGACCGTGGGCGGCACGGCCCTGGTGTCGCGCGCGCTGGGGGCGGGAGAGGCGCCGCGCGCCCGCGCGCTGGCCGGCGCCTCGCTGGTCCTGATGGCCGCCGCCGCGCTGGTGTCCGGCGCGTTGTTCCTGGCCGTGATCGGTCCCTACACGGCGGCCATCAACCTGGCGGAGGACGTGCGCGCGCATCTGCTGTCCTACGTGCTCATCACGACCCCGTTCGCGGTCGTGATGGGCGTGGGCATGATGCTGTCCAATCTGCTGCGCGCCGCGGGCCATGGCCGCCAGTCCATGTGGGTGTTGCTGGCGGGGACGGCGGCGGTCGCGGCGCTGGACCCGCTGGTCATCTTCGTGCTGGACGGCGGCATGGAGGGAGTGGCCTGGGCCGGCGGCGTGGGCCGACTGGTCACGGTGGCGCTGGGCGCCTGGCTGGTGTTCGGCAAGCATCGCCTGGTGGCCTGGCCTGCCGGCGCGGCGCTGCGCGCGCACCTGGCCGCCATCGGCCGGATCGCCTTGCCCGCCGCGCTGACCACGCTGGCCACGCCCGCGGCGGTCATCTTCACCGTGTCTACCTATGCCGGCTTCGGCTCCAGCGTGATGGCGGGCGCCACGGTGGTGGACCGGGTGCTGCAACTGGCCTATGCGCTGTTCTTCGTGCTGCCGGGCGCCATCGGGCCCATCCTCGGGCAGAACCTGGGCGCCGGGCAATGGGACCGCGTGCAGCAGACGGTGCAGCTGACCACGCGCTGGTCCTTGATGTACGGCTTCGGCGTGGCGGTCCTGCTGGCCTTGCTGGCGCCCTGGGTGCCCGACCTGTTCCAGGTGACCGGACCTGGGCGCGACTTGATCGTTTTCTTCTGCCGCTACGGCAGTTTCGCCTGGGCGCTCAACAGCCTGTACTTCGTCGCCATCGCGGTGTTCAACAACCTGGGGTATGCCACCTACTCCACCGCCATCGGCTGGCTGCGCGCCACCGTGGGCACCTTGCCCTTTGTCTGGCTGGGCGCGTATTACGGCGGCCCGGAAGGCGTGCTGGCGGGGCAGACCGCGGGCTTCGCCCTGTTCAGCCTGATTGCCATGCTGCTGTGCCGGCGCGTCATGCGGGCGCCGCCGGCGGGCGCGGCGGTGCAAGCGCGGCAGGCTGCCTAG
- a CDS encoding lytic murein transglycosylase, with protein MRQRFVRLRIDTFSRVLLAAAFAAAAGGAQAQGPASATGSSAQPAVPVQTLPALTPKRSFDNTPAPAANTPAAPADDRAGQALPPRSAAPAPASLPAPAALPAPAAAPAPTAAPAATAAPAATAAPAAPAATASPAPTVIIPTELDTKACIAKLRKGATANGLTVADWDQYTANAKLLPTTVASAKGQPEGREAWWDYIAKTVDEERVRDGLGVLAKYGPQLSAISQQYQVDPATLVAIFGIETNYGRQVGKTNVLDAWLTRACTENKPLWEKNAYASVRLLRDGMVPADNFVGSWSGAFGMTQFIPTSFYELAADGDGNGKIDLYNSLPDALASTANHLRKRRAKWTHSLPAVIEVRVPAELAAAIPASPDAEYVGSQDRRTIAQWAQAGVKQGNGSALKLASGNEEQAYLFAPTGSAGPVFLATVNFDAILHYNQSRRYGLAVSMLLNRLQGGPDLVAAWPTDDPGLSRAQIKELQEMLYGLGHDVGVADGIPGSKTRDAVREEQVKRKLPEDGRVGKRIYDAIKATWPPAAIQARPAAQQ; from the coding sequence ATGCGTCAGCGTTTCGTACGCCTTCGAATCGACACCTTCTCCCGCGTGCTGCTGGCCGCGGCCTTTGCCGCGGCCGCCGGCGGCGCACAGGCGCAGGGGCCCGCTTCCGCCACGGGATCGAGCGCCCAGCCCGCGGTGCCGGTGCAGACCCTGCCGGCCCTGACGCCCAAGCGCAGCTTCGACAACACTCCCGCGCCTGCCGCCAACACGCCGGCGGCTCCGGCCGATGACCGGGCCGGCCAGGCGTTGCCTCCCAGGTCGGCTGCGCCCGCGCCGGCAAGCCTGCCAGCGCCCGCGGCCTTGCCCGCGCCCGCTGCGGCCCCGGCGCCGACCGCTGCGCCTGCGGCAACTGCTGCGCCGGCGGCCACTGCCGCGCCCGCCGCGCCGGCCGCCACCGCCAGCCCCGCGCCCACGGTCATCATCCCGACCGAACTCGACACCAAGGCCTGCATCGCCAAGCTGCGCAAGGGCGCCACGGCCAACGGCCTGACCGTGGCCGATTGGGACCAGTACACCGCCAACGCCAAGCTGCTGCCCACCACGGTCGCATCCGCCAAGGGCCAGCCGGAAGGACGCGAAGCCTGGTGGGACTACATCGCCAAGACCGTGGACGAGGAGCGCGTGCGCGACGGCCTCGGCGTGCTCGCCAAGTACGGTCCGCAGTTGTCGGCCATCAGCCAGCAGTACCAGGTCGACCCGGCCACGCTGGTCGCCATCTTCGGCATCGAAACCAACTACGGCCGCCAGGTCGGCAAGACCAACGTGCTGGACGCCTGGCTGACGCGCGCCTGCACCGAGAACAAGCCGCTGTGGGAAAAGAATGCCTACGCCTCGGTGCGCCTGCTGCGCGACGGCATGGTGCCGGCGGACAATTTCGTCGGCTCCTGGAGCGGCGCCTTCGGCATGACGCAGTTCATCCCGACCTCGTTCTATGAACTGGCCGCCGATGGCGACGGCAACGGCAAGATCGATCTCTACAACTCGCTGCCCGACGCACTGGCCTCCACCGCCAACCATCTGCGCAAGCGCCGCGCCAAGTGGACGCACAGCCTGCCGGCCGTGATCGAAGTGCGCGTGCCGGCCGAGCTGGCCGCCGCCATCCCGGCCTCGCCCGACGCGGAATACGTGGGCTCGCAGGACCGCCGCACGATCGCCCAGTGGGCCCAGGCCGGCGTGAAGCAGGGCAACGGTTCGGCGCTGAAGCTGGCGTCGGGCAACGAGGAGCAAGCCTATCTGTTCGCGCCCACCGGCTCCGCGGGGCCGGTGTTCCTGGCGACGGTGAATTTCGACGCCATCCTGCATTACAACCAGTCGCGCCGCTACGGCCTGGCGGTGTCGATGCTGCTCAACCGCCTGCAGGGCGGCCCGGACCTGGTCGCGGCCTGGCCCACGGACGACCCTGGCCTGTCACGCGCGCAGATCAAGGAGCTGCAGGAAATGCTTTACGGCCTGGGCCATGACGTGGGCGTGGCCGACGGCATCCCGGGCAGCAAGACCCGCGACGCCGTGCGCGAAGAGCAGGTCAAGCGCAAGCTGCCGGAAGATGGCCGCGTGGGCAAGCGCATCTATGATGCGATCAAGGCCACCTGGCCGCCCGCCGCAATCCAGGCCCGGCCGGCAGCCCAGCAATGA
- a CDS encoding class I SAM-dependent methyltransferase, whose product MTVASGTQGYGENAAALADQYESIAFADVHRDVAHLIPAAPSRIADIGAGSGRDAAALARMGHAVVAAEPTPELRQEGQRRHALPNLEWVDDALPDLAVLRGQGRLFDVIMLTAVWMHLDPDERRLSMQALAALLAPQGQILMSLRHGPVPPGRRMFDVSAQETIALAAGHGLSSHHLSEREDMLDRADVRWSFLGLRRD is encoded by the coding sequence ATGACGGTGGCTTCCGGCACGCAGGGCTATGGCGAAAACGCCGCGGCCCTGGCAGACCAGTACGAGAGCATCGCGTTTGCGGACGTGCACCGCGACGTGGCGCACCTGATCCCCGCAGCGCCGTCGCGCATCGCCGACATAGGCGCGGGGTCGGGGCGCGACGCCGCCGCGCTGGCGCGGATGGGCCATGCCGTGGTGGCGGCCGAACCCACGCCCGAGTTGCGCCAGGAAGGCCAGCGCCGCCACGCGCTGCCCAACCTGGAGTGGGTCGACGATGCTTTGCCGGACCTGGCCGTGCTGCGCGGGCAGGGCCGGCTGTTCGACGTGATCATGCTGACGGCTGTCTGGATGCACCTGGACCCCGATGAGCGCCGCCTGAGCATGCAGGCGCTGGCCGCGCTCTTGGCGCCGCAAGGCCAGATCCTGATGTCGCTGCGGCACGGGCCGGTGCCGCCAGGGCGTCGCATGTTCGATGTGTCGGCGCAGGAAACGATAGCGCTGGCGGCCGGCCATGGCCTGTCTTCGCATCACCTCAGCGAGCGCGAAGACATGCTGGACCGCGCCGACGTGCGCTGGAGCTTCCTGGGCCTGCGCCGCGACTGA
- a CDS encoding GNAT family N-acetyltransferase: MDETHFSFIAAMHADERLMATMGGTRTDAASRRYLLQNVEHWAEQGYGMYVLADRASCALAGRAGLKRTQSRGHDEVEVAYAFLPASWGKGYATEIAQALLALGFDRLSVEALAAVALEENAASCRVLEKCGMRQVGGAGAGGSGKRRYEIHRAEWPLPQADAAAGGGRRR; the protein is encoded by the coding sequence ATGGACGAAACCCATTTTTCCTTCATCGCCGCCATGCATGCGGACGAGCGCCTCATGGCCACCATGGGCGGCACCCGGACGGACGCGGCCAGCCGCCGCTATCTGCTGCAGAACGTCGAGCATTGGGCCGAGCAGGGCTATGGCATGTATGTGCTGGCCGACCGCGCCAGCTGCGCGCTGGCGGGCCGGGCGGGCTTGAAGCGTACCCAGTCGCGGGGCCACGACGAGGTCGAGGTGGCCTATGCCTTCCTGCCCGCGAGCTGGGGTAAGGGCTACGCCACTGAAATCGCGCAGGCGCTCCTGGCGCTGGGATTCGACCGGCTGTCCGTGGAGGCCCTGGCCGCCGTGGCGCTGGAAGAGAATGCCGCGTCCTGCCGGGTGCTGGAGAAGTGCGGCATGCGCCAGGTCGGGGGCGCGGGCGCCGGCGGTTCCGGGAAGCGCCGCTATGAAATCCACCGCGCCGAATGGCCACTGCCGCAGGCGGACGCCGCGGCTGGCGGCGGGCGCAGGCGCTAA
- a CDS encoding oxidoreductase-like domain-containing protein, translating to MSTKQIPEDDPQPVPPVAPEPEECCNSGCIPCVYDTYNEAMDDYRAALKAWRARHPEQSKG from the coding sequence ATGAGCACCAAGCAGATTCCCGAAGACGACCCGCAGCCCGTTCCACCCGTCGCGCCCGAGCCCGAAGAGTGTTGCAACAGCGGCTGCATACCCTGTGTCTATGACACCTATAACGAAGCCATGGATGACTACCGCGCAGCGCTGAAAGCCTGGCGGGCCAGGCATCCGGAGCAGTCCAAGGGCTAG
- a CDS encoding acetyltransferase, with product MNIRERNHGDDLALVDIWLRSVRATHTFLTEKEIQAMYPQVLNTDLPSVRVWVCEDDAGEVAGFMGLNGNKVQMLFVDANKRGKGAGRRLLNFARSLHGTLLVDVNEQNPQAHGFYKHYGFEDMGRSEQDDAGRPRPIIHMKLAG from the coding sequence ATGAATATCCGAGAACGCAACCACGGCGATGACCTGGCCCTGGTGGACATCTGGCTCCGTTCTGTACGCGCCACCCACACGTTCCTGACGGAAAAGGAAATCCAGGCCATGTACCCGCAGGTGCTCAACACCGACCTGCCTTCGGTACGGGTCTGGGTCTGTGAGGACGATGCCGGCGAGGTCGCCGGCTTCATGGGCCTGAACGGCAACAAGGTCCAAATGCTGTTCGTGGACGCCAACAAGCGCGGCAAGGGAGCGGGCCGGCGCCTGCTGAACTTTGCGCGTTCGCTGCACGGCACCCTGCTGGTGGACGTGAACGAACAGAACCCCCAGGCCCACGGCTTCTACAAGCACTACGGCTTCGAGGACATGGGCCGCTCTGAACAGGATGACGCGGGCCGTCCCCGTCCCATCATCCACATGAAACTGGCGGGCTGA